A stretch of the Ischnura elegans chromosome 13 unlocalized genomic scaffold, ioIscEleg1.1 SUPER_13_unloc_3, whole genome shotgun sequence genome encodes the following:
- the LOC124172833 gene encoding uncharacterized protein LOC124172833 has product MTEDDDPAVEADAAAALLLPLRDVTVARLELWIGLQESTAAMVEVNCKVYDDDENNCRLEVRRKQAWSCGDDGLRQTARCTTMMRTIAGWKCGESRLGVAVTTV; this is encoded by the exons ATGACGGAGGATGATGATCCGGCAGTGGAGGCGGATGCTGCTGCTGCTCTGCTGCTACCCTTACGGGACGTCACGGTCGC AAGGCTGGAACTATGGATTGGATTGCAGGAATCAACTGCGGCAATGGTAGAAGTCAACTGCAAGGTGTACGACGATGATGAGAACAATTGCAGGCTGGAAGTGCGGCGAAAGCAGGCTTGGAGTTGCGGTGACGACGGTCTAAGGCAAACTGCAAGGTGTACGACGATGATGAGAACAATTGCAGGCTGGAAGTGCGGCGAAAGCAGGCTTGGAGTTGCGGTGACGACGGTCTAA